The stretch of DNA GGACGTCCGTGGCAGGAAATAAGTGAGCTGGATGAAATTGTGACCATACTGGGCCAAGAGATATCTTAAGGAATTGTAATTTATACATACAATATTCAACCCTGGTGCGGGATAACCATGTAAAAAGTGATATAATGTTGAGACTATTGTTTTTTTGTTGATATATATAGTAAGTAGTATGCGACAAAAGGGGGGAACCCCATGGGAGAACGTACGGAGCTATCATGGAGGAAAAATCTTTATGTATTGTGGGCAGGAGTATTCTTCTGCAGCAGCGCCTACTCGATGGTAATTCCGTTCCTGTCTTTGTTTTTGAACAAGGATTTGGGCGTTGAGAAGAACCTGTCATTTTGGTCAGGGATCATGTTTGGAATTACCTTTCTTGCGGGAGCGCTGATCGCTCCGTTCTGGGGCTCGCTATCTGACAAATACGGGCGGAAGCCAATGCTGCTTCGCTCGGGGTTTAGTCTGGTTGCAGTGTACGTACTGATGTACTTTGTACAGGATCCGTTTCAGCTGCTATTGGTTCGAATTTTATCAGGCCTTCTGTCGGGGTACGTACCTTCGGCAATCGCACTGATTGGGACGAATACGCCAGATAAGCATGTGGGCTACGCTTTGGGCATTATGTCCACCGCAGGGGCTTCAGGAGGAATTGTGGGTCCGATGATTGGCGGAGTACTGAGCAAATATGTGGGCTATAGGGAATGCTTCCTGATTGCAGGCGCGTTCGTACTGGTCTCATCGCTCATCGCCTGGATTGGAGCACATGAGCAGAATTTCAATCGCAACCGGGTGCGGTCGCATGTGCTTGATGATTTGAAGGAGGCTTCGGCTAATCGTCCTTTAATGCGTCATCTTGGCGTTGTATTGATCATTACTTCGTCTGTGATGGTTCTTGAGCCGCTGCTAACCATTTATGTGCTGAATCTCGGCTCATCCCATGATGATGCTTCACTCAGCTCAGGGATTATATTCTCTGCCGTAGGCATTGCTACGGTGATCGCTGCGCCGATCTGGGGAAGAATCGGTCAGCGCATCGGGTATCGCAAAACGCTGATGATCGGCCTTCTAGGCGGCGGAATAGGCAATGTACTGCAGATCATATTTCATAACCTATATGGATTCGGGATTCTCAGGTTCGTCTACGGGCTGTTCTTTGCGGCTGTATATCCTGCGCTCAATGCGCTGATCGTGCAGGCTACTTCGTCCGACTTCCGAGGGCGTGCGTTCAGCTTGAATCAGTCTGCCAATCAGCTCGGAAATATGATGGGACCGATTGCCGGGGGAGCTCTTGGCGGGATCATTCCGATTCCGGTCGTTTTTGTGCTTAATGGACTGCTTTTGGCTTTTACAGCCGTTATCTTGAAGCTGAAGGAAGCAGGAGGCAAGCTCCGGCTCCGGAGACCAGACAGCAGTCAGGACAATCATTATGATGCATAGTTCATGACTTATCACTAAGCAGGATCAGTTTCAACCGGACAAAGTTTTTTCAAACTTTGTCCGGTTTTTTTTGCGTTAAATTACCGGGATATGCCTGTTTTCTTCAAGTGAAAAAAAGAGAGTCCATGTGAATGGCGATGAAGAGTGTCATAGAAATGATATAGGTGTCGTTTTATCAAGGATTTCTACTGCTCTGCAACCAGTTTAAAACAGTATAGAACGGTTAAATAAGAAATACCATAGTGGAAAAGAGTTCCTGTATCAATATGAAATATAACTACTAAGGATAAGAGGTGCGATCATGGCAATAGACCGTTTTATTCTCAGAAAGTTGGAGAACTGCCCCCATGAGGCGATGCGCCGCAACTTACTATATCTGTTCATGATCCGTATAGAAAAGGCTTGGAATAAAGAAGAGGCTCACCAAACCGCGGGATAATGCGATCAGTGAACCTCTTCAATTCTAGCATTCATCATGGGATGTCCAGATTAATAGAGAGACAACGCAAGGCTGTCAAATTCGCTTTTGCTGTGTAAAATGGCTTCAGAGCCTTCGATTTCAATACTAATTAACGTATTTAAGCATTTCTTCAAAGCGTTT from Paenibacillus sp. CAA11 encodes:
- a CDS encoding MFS transporter, yielding MGERTELSWRKNLYVLWAGVFFCSSAYSMVIPFLSLFLNKDLGVEKNLSFWSGIMFGITFLAGALIAPFWGSLSDKYGRKPMLLRSGFSLVAVYVLMYFVQDPFQLLLVRILSGLLSGYVPSAIALIGTNTPDKHVGYALGIMSTAGASGGIVGPMIGGVLSKYVGYRECFLIAGAFVLVSSLIAWIGAHEQNFNRNRVRSHVLDDLKEASANRPLMRHLGVVLIITSSVMVLEPLLTIYVLNLGSSHDDASLSSGIIFSAVGIATVIAAPIWGRIGQRIGYRKTLMIGLLGGGIGNVLQIIFHNLYGFGILRFVYGLFFAAVYPALNALIVQATSSDFRGRAFSLNQSANQLGNMMGPIAGGALGGIIPIPVVFVLNGLLLAFTAVILKLKEAGGKLRLRRPDSSQDNHYDA